Genomic DNA from Pelosinus sp. UFO1:
ATGTTCTATTTATATATATGCCGACATGATATTTTATGTGCAAAAAGGTTTAAACAAATGGCGTCAGTAAGATATTTTACTTCTAAAAAATATTATATTAGACATAACACTTTAACCGCTACTCGCATAGCATATAATAAATCCCTTTTCACAAGGTAGTGCTAAAATAAAGGAGGCTGTTAATTAATGGATTATCCAAAATACGACTGTCATCATCACAAGCAAGACTATTGCCATATGGATGAAGAAGATCACTGTGATGAAATGCCCTATATGAAAGAAAAAATGGGTGAGGATTGTTATTCGAGCATGTGTTCAGATATGTCAAAAATGAAATGCAAAATGGAAAAAGAATGTGTGAAGACCTATAAAACTTATTACAAACTGTATAGAGTATGCCAATACCGCCTTTACAAAATTTGCCCCTGCTGTGGTCATGAATATGATTATCACAGGCACCGTGGCATGTGTCCTAAATGCGGCGTTTCTATGTAATTTTGAATGATAAGAAAAGACTTGGCTTAGGCCAAGTCCTCAGACGCAGGCAGAAGCCTTAGTCGTTCTTACTTGGAATCAAGGAAGTGTTATACTTTCTGATTCCGCAAAAAAAACCTACGGCTAGGCCGTAGGTTTTTTTACTGTTTTTTAAGGTTTTACTTGCCAATAAATTCTTGTACTACATAGGCTGATCCTTTGGAATCATAAGCGACACCAACCCCAACGTCTGTGTAGCTGGAATTAAGAATATTCGCCCTGTGACCTGAGCTGTTCATAAAAGCTGTTTCAGCAGTCGTTACATTTGTATTAATTGCTAAGTTTTCCCCTGCTGATTTATAGCTGATCCCCGCATTCGCCATCCGATCGAAAGGTGATTTACCATCCGGATCCGTATGAGCAAAGAAGTTACGTTGTATCATATCCTTCGCGTAATTTTCCCCTAATTTTGTTAACTGTGAATTAAGCTTCAATGGAGCTAAGCCATTTTTTGCTCTATCTGCATTTAATAAATCAAATGCTAATTTTTCATTTGCTGCCGTTCCCGTTGTTGCAGCAGGTGTTGTGGTAGTCGTGTTTCCTGTAGTAGTCGTTGTATTTCCTGTTGTAGACGTTGTAGATTTACTTGGCGTACTAACGTCTCCTTTACTTCCTCCATGACTTGAAACTAAGGCAATCAAACCTAAAGCCAAAGCTCCATTTACGAGTCCTTTATTATCTTTACTCTTTTCGTCCTGGACACTGACCTCAGATTCAGCTGCGAACGCAGCTTTAGCAAAAATTCCGCCAAACGATGTCGTGACTAGTGAAACCGTTAAAAATCCAAGGGTGACCATACTAAATAACTTTTGGTTTTTCAATATAATTACC
This window encodes:
- a CDS encoding CAP domain-containing protein, with the translated sequence MKNQKLFSMVTLGFLTVSLVTTSFGGIFAKAAFAAESEVSVQDEKSKDNKGLVNGALALGLIALVSSHGGSKGDVSTPSKSTTSTTGNTTTTTGNTTTTTPAATTGTAANEKLAFDLLNADRAKNGLAPLKLNSQLTKLGENYAKDMIQRNFFAHTDPDGKSPFDRMANAGISYKSAGENLAINTNVTTAETAFMNSSGHRANILNSSYTDVGVGVAYDSKGSAYVVQEFIGK